The following coding sequences lie in one Helicoverpa armigera isolate CAAS_96S chromosome 8, ASM3070526v1, whole genome shotgun sequence genomic window:
- the LOC110379226 gene encoding multiple inositol polyphosphate phosphatase 1, producing MLRFLLVVLTVVNVRACYWNAQCTYQLFGSKTPYDTVRGDIRDHPLPAHCQAVSIWTLNRHGNRNPGTSVTVGMKEVADLRDEIINSYLSGTSQLCAQDIEDFRKFNWNSTLETTQSYLTGVGYEELYDIAKRIREKYPHLLYGSADKFYLRPTNEQRTITSCAAFAHGFTDGKNLNLTIDEPRTRDDVIRPYENCDRYQQDVKAGPTLAYQLDSYFISPEYIAIQNAVQYRLGLSTKLNASSIFSMYEMCRFLRSWTKTLKSPWCAPFTEQDLITLEYYDDIRHYYRNGYGSWVNENLGRLPLKDLFDNFLDVVQGKGRKLNAYFTHDTMMEMVFCALGLYKEDPPIQALLMDPERVWRTSYIGAFSGNLMAVLNSCLESGTQHSYKVQLFINEKPTPICPLTGCTWEEFQEKFKPFTNANLDFCSMTYVHDVEDEHTSPSTNAAPPTKAFWNWY from the exons ATGTTGAGGTTTCTGCTCGTGGTGCTAACTGTTGTGAACGTGAGGGCGTGTTACTGGAACGCGCAATGCACGTACCAGCTCTTCGGGTCTAAGACCCCTTATGATACTGTAAGGGGGGATATAAGGGACCACCCTTTACCAGCAC ACTGCCAAGCAGTATCGATATGGACCCTCAACCGGCACGGCAACAGGAACCCGGGCACCAGCGTCACCGTCGGCATGAAAGAGGTCGCTGACCTCAGGGACGAGATCATCAACAGCTATTTATCTGGCACTAGCCAGCTTTGTGCTCAG GACATTGAAGACTTCAGAAAATTCAACTGGAACTCTACCCTCGAGACAACCCAGTCTTACCTCACTGGAGTCGGCTATGAGGAACTGTATGACATAGCTAAGAGGATCCGGGAGAAGTACCCTCACCTCCTCTACGGTTCTGCTGATAAGTTCTACCTCAGGCCTACCAATGAGCAGAGGACTATCACAAGCTGTGCTGCTTTTGCTCATGGTTTTACCGACGGGAAGAATCTGAATCTCACTATAGATGAACCAAGAACGAGAGATGATGTCATCAGG CCGTACGAGAACTGCGATCGTTATCAGCAAGATGTGAAGGCTGGTCCAACTCTGGCTTATCAACTGGACTCATACTTTATTTCTCCTGAGTACATCGCT aTCCAGAACGCAGTGCAGTATCGTCTTGGCCTGAGCACAAAGCTGAACGCTTCCAGCATCTTCTCCATGTACGAGATGTGCCGGTTCCTCCGCTCCTGGACCAAGACCCTGAAGTCCCCCTGGTGTGCCCCCTTCACAGAGCAGGACCTCATCACACTGGAATACTATGATGACATCAGGCATTATTATAGAAATGGATATGGGTCTTGG GTTAATGAAAATCTGGGCCGTTTACCCCTGAAAGACCTTTTCGACAACTTCTTAGACGTCGTCCAAGGCAAAGGCAGGAAGCTGAATGCTTACTTCACCCATGACACCATGATGGAGATGGTCTTCTGTGCCTTAGGGCTGTACAAGGAGGACCCTCCTATCCAGGCGCTGCTGATGGACCCTGAACGGGTTTGGAGGACCAGTTATATTGGAGCCTTCTCTGGCAATCTGATGGCTGTATTGAacag CTGTCTCGAATCTGGCACCCAACACTCATACAAGGTCCAACTCTTCATCAACGAGAAACCGACCCCTATCTGCCCCCTAACAGGGTGTACATGGGAGGAGTTCCAGGAAAAGTTCAAGCCTTTCACTAATGCCAACTTGGACTTCTGCAGCATGACCTACGTCCATGACGTTGAAGACGAGCATACCAGTCCTTCAACCAATGCCGCTCCTCCGACAAAGGCATTTTGGAATTGGTACTGA